CAGCAATTGGTTTGATGGCTTGCGAATCACTCAATGCCGGCTATGCCGCCATGCTCTCCTACTACACCTCAGGCGATATGCCCGACGGCGACCCCGAAAAAGTAGTCGGCTATACCTCGATTGAGATTTGTCGATAATTAAGTTATTAAAAAAGGCCTGCGCTAGATGCGCAGGCCTTTTTTGTTATTAAGGTTAGACCCCTTCGCGATTTCTTCTTAGGACTTCGGAGGCATCGCAGGGGCGTTTTACGGTGTAGCCTTCTAACGGCTCGATGTATTGGTGGATGGCATCGAGGATGTCGGCTTTGAACGGGAAGAATGCTTCCTCGATTTCATCGGGAGGAGTGATCCAGTTGCGCGCGCCGAGTACTACCGGCGGGGCATCGAGGTAGTTGAATGCTAGTTGAGTGACCTTGGAGGCCATCGTCTGAAGGGCGCTGCCACGTTCGCAGGCGTCAGATATGAGCACAATCCGACCAGTCTTTTTGACTGATTCAATGACTTTCTCGTAATTGAACGGCACGATTGACCGCGCGTCGATTACCTCGCAGGACATGCCATATTCGGCTTCCAGTGTCTTAGCGGCGGCCAATGCGCGATACAGAACGGCGCCGATGGTGAGGAAGGTGATATCCTTGCCTTCCTTTTTGACGTCAGGCTCGCCGAAAGGCACTTCATAATAGCCCTCGGGTACTCCGCCAGACTGGAAGAGTTCAGGCTGATCATAAATGCGCTGACTCTCGAAGAAGATCACCGGATCGGTTCCTGTTAGAGCCGCATTCATCAGGCCTTTTGCATCGTAAGGGGTTGCAGGAAATGCAACTTTAAGGCCGGGGATATGATAGGCGAGCGATGTCCAGTCTTGGCTGTGCTGCGCACCGTATTTAGAACCGACCGATACGCGAACCACCACCGGCATCTTTAATTGACCGCCGGACATGGCCTGCCATTTCGCAAGCTGATTGAACACTTCATCGCCGGCTCTTCCGAGGAAGTCGCAGTACATAAGTTCGATCAACGCTCGGCCGCCTTCAAGCGCATAACCGACTGCTGAACCGACAATCGCGCCTTCGGAAATGGGTGAGTTGAAGAGGCGATGATAGGGAAGCGCTTCGGTCAGCCCGCGATAAACGGCAAACGCGCCGCCCCAATCGCGGTTCTCTTCGCCATAAGCGACCAGCGTGGGGTCTTTGTAGAAGCTCTCAATGATAGCTTCGAAGAGACCGTCGCGAATGCCGATGCACTTGCCCTTAGGAAGCGGTTCGCCATCGGGGCCTATGCCGCTGC
This genomic window from bacterium contains:
- a CDS encoding transketolase C-terminal domain-containing protein, which produces VLARIGAGMSPDQMHAERVDGYNPLAVIDAIERKKKIIEAGKGPVLLDTLTYRYSGHSPSDASSYRTKEEVEEWQQIDSIETYVSDLLDAGLCTKQDIEQVKKEIDARILKAYKNAVDLEISPRADLFQVGCLLDVTTLSNEKVESMDPTRTPDTLMPMEENPRVKQLKDRSRSGIGPDGEPLPKGKCIGIRDGLFEAIIESFYKDPTLVAYGEENRDWGGAFAVYRGLTEALPYHRLFNSPISEGAIVGSAVGYALEGGRALIELMYCDFLGRAGDEVFNQLAKWQAMSGGQLKMPVVVRVSVGSKYGAQHSQDWTSLAYHIPGLKVAFPATPYDAKGLMNAALTGTDPVIFFESQRIYDQPELFQSGGVPEGYYEVPFGEPDVKKEGKDITFLTIGAVLYRALAAAKTLEAEYGMSCEVIDARSIVPFNYEKVIESVKKTGRIVLISDACERGSALQTMASKVTQLAFNYLDAPPVVLGARNWITPPDEIEEAFFPFKADILDAIHQYIEPLEGYTVKRPCDASEVLRRNREGV